The nucleotide window TGATTGCTGTGGGCGGCTTGTCGGGCAGCGGTAAGTCGCGTCTGGGCCGTGATTTGGCCCAACACATCGGCGCCGCGCCGGGCGCGCGGGTGGTGCGTAGCGACGTGTTGCGCAAGCGCATCGCAGGCAAGCATCCGCTCGACAGGTTGGGGCCCGAAGGTTACACCGCCGACATGACGGCGCAGACCTATCAAGCCGTTTATGACGAAGCCCGTGCGGTGCTCGCCACCGGCCATTCGGTGATTGCGGATTGCGTGTTTTCCAAACCCGAAGAACGTGCCGCCATCGAAACGGTGGCGGTCGAAATGGGCGTGCCGTTCGACGGGTTTTGGCTGAGCGCATCGCCGGAAATCATGCAGGCGCGGGTGACGGCGCGTGAAAAGAACGCGTCCGACGCCGATGCCGAGGTTGTGCGCATGCAGCTCGGCTATGATTTGGGCGACATCACCTGGCACCAAGTCGATTCCTCGGGCAGCCGCGAAGAAACCGACGCCCAGGCGTTGCAAATACTCAATCTCTAGAGCCAAAACCATACATTACAAGGCTTTATCTTTCACCGCTTCGGGTCCATCATGGATAGAGGCAAAAGGTGAGGAGTCTGCCATGTCGATCCGTTCCATTCTTGCACCCGTCGACGGGGCTTCGGACAATCGCGCGATCGTTGAAAATGCGTTGGAATTGGCCCGAACCTTCAACGCGCATGTGGATGTGTTGCATGTGCGCCCAGATGCCCGTGATGCGGTGCCGCTGTTCGGCGAGGGGCTGTCGGGCGATATGGTCGAGGAAATGATCACGTCCGCCGAACGTGAAGGCGCGGCGAAGGCCGCCGAGCTCAAGGCAATGGTTGAGAAATTGTGCCAAAGCCGTGACGTCCCCATGGTCACCGGTCCTGGCGGGGGCGAAGATTCCATCACCGCCACATGGCGTGAAACGATCGGTCGGGAAGACGAACTGGTCGCGTGGCGCGGTCGTCTGTCGGATCTGGTGGTGAGTGCGCGTCCTGGCGAAGACAGCTCTCCCATGCGGGCTTTGACCATGCACGCGGCGTTGTTCGAGTGCGGCCGTCCGGTGTTGGCCTTGCCGGTAAATCCCAATGTCGGTGAAATGGGCCGAGTGATCGCCATCGCGTGGAACGGAACCGCTCAGTCCGCGCGTGCTGTGCATGCAGCGATGCCGCTCATCACGCGTGCGTATGAAGTCAACGTGCTGACATGCGAAAGCACCCGCACCGAGCCGACCGCTGGTGACGAACTGGCCGAATATCTGGGTTGGTGGGGGGTGACGCCCAAAGTCGTGAATTTCCCCCCCGGACCCGAAGGGGCCGGTGCAAGCTTGCTGGCACACGCCCACGACCTAAACGCCGACATGTTGGTGAGCGGAGCGTATTCTCATTCGCGTCTGATGCAGACGGTTATGGGCGGCGTCACCAGCGCGCTGATGGACACCGCCGATATCCCGGTGTTGTTTAGCCACTAGGGCTGCAAAACATCACCCTTGACGCCATTGACGGGCAAAAAAGCCGCGATAAAACAGCACCGCGCTTTGTCCGCCCGCTTCGGCGTCGAAGACTTTCCAGCCGTTTTTGGATTTATAAAACCGGAAATTGATGGTCAAAGGCTGACCACGCCAGCGATCCAATCGCACCGGCACCACCAGCTCGCCGCGGCTTGAGCCGGGGCGGGTTTTTCCGACCGTGAAGCGGGTGGCGCGGATATCGCCCATGGCTTCAACCAATTTGGCGGTGAAGTTGCTGCGCAGGGCGCTCAACGCGGCGGCGCGTTGCTGGTCGCTCATGCGCGTGCCCAGACGTCCCAGCGCCATTTGCGTCATGGTTTCGAAATCGATGTCCGGGGCGATTTGCTTTTCCACGTAGCTGAGAATTTGGCTGGGGTTAAGGCCGGTGCCGTTCGCGCCGGCCGCGCCGCCTTGGCTTTGGCTGAGGAAGGTGCGCAAGTTGCTCAACTGGGCCGCGACCTTGGCCGAAGGTCCGTCGGCTTGGGGCGCCGCGGGTTTCGGCTTGGGCTGGGGCGCGAAACGGGGATCGTAATTTTGCCCGAACTGCGAACCGTAACGGGGAGCATAAGGCGCACCGTATTGCGGGCCGCGCTGGGGCTGATAGGGTTGGCCGTATTGTGATCCGTATTGAGGGGCGTAATCGGCGGAAAGCGTTGGGCTTGTCGCGCTCAAGGTCAGGGCCACGGTCGCGATGGCGGCGAATACGATCTGCTTCATAAGGTCCCCCTGTTGATGTGTGATGGACTCCAATCCGGGCGCCATTATCGCCTGAAATCGTGATCAAGACACCCTACGATTTTAAAAACATCGCGTAGAGCTCTTTAAAGCAGAACCGGACGGTCATCGACATTGTCGGCGCGCAAGCCGCCGTCGTAAGGACGCAACAGAGCGTTGACCTGATCGAAAGTGTTCCGGGTGTCGATCCAGGCGGCTTCGTCTTCGGGTTTGAGTATCACCGGCATGCGATCGTGGATCGATGCGATGTCGGGTGCGGGGGCGCAGGTGACGATGGTGACGGTGTCGTCGTCCGCGCCGATCAAGCCGGCCATGGCGAATAGCTCCCCGTCTTCGTTATCTTCACCGGTTGCGGCGCTTTTCATATGAATGCGCATTTTTTGCTTGGCCCCGCCGGCAGGACGCGCCCATTCGAAGTATGCCGTCGCGGGCACCAGACAGCGTTTGTTGAGTAGCGGGCGGAAGGTCGGCTTGGTGATCAAGGTTTCAGCACGCGCGTTGATCAGCGGCTTGGCGTCCCAGTCGACCTGGAGCCCCCAGCCGAGCAGCCGTCCGCGCGTCATACCGCTTTGCCCGTCGATGGTGAGGATGCGATTCGTCGGGTTCATCTCTGTCCCGTGCAGGGACTGGGGCGGGGGAGGCGGCGAGAGCTTCAGGCCGAAGCGCTCCTTGACCTTTTCCATCGCCGCCTTGACTTCGAATTTGCCGCACATGCCCACTTAACCCACTGGAAAGAAAATCCGGTTTAGCCTAACGTCTCACTATGACCGAGCAACGCAAAACAGTCATCATCACAGGCGCGTCCCGAGGAATCGGCCACGCCACAGCGCTTTTGTTTTTGGAACGCGGCTGGCGCATCATCACCTGCGCGCGCGGCGATGCCCCGCCCGAGGCCGCGACGGATGAAAACTGGCTCGCCCACATTCCTACCGATCTGGCCAAGGCCGACAGCATCAAGGCTTTTATCGTCGAGGCCACCAAGCTGCTCGATGGCGGCCCACTGCATGCATTGGTGAACAATGCGGGGTTGTCGCCCAAAACCCCTTATAAGGAGCGTCTCGGATGTCTCAACGGTGATCTCGATGCTTGGCGCGAGGTGTTCGAGATCAATTTCTTCGCCGCGTTGCGGTTGTCGCGCGGGTTTGCCTCGGCGTTGCACAACGGTCACGGGGCGATCGTCAACATCACCTCGATCGCAGGCCATTACATCCACCCGTTCGCCGGGTCGGCCTATTCCATCTCCAAGGCGGCGCTGAGCGCCATGACCCGGGAAATGGCGGGCGAGTTCGCGGCGCTCGACGTGCGCGTCAATGCGGTCGCGCCGGGCGAGATCGAAACGTCGATGATCCAACCCGAATACGAAGCCCTGATCCCGCGCATTCCCTTAGACCGCATGGGCGCGCCCCGCGACGTCGCCAGCACGGTCTATTATCTGTGTTCGGAAGACAGCAATTACGTCACCGGCACCGAAATCTGGGTCACCGGCGGCCAGCATATGTACTGAGCCTACCCACTAAGGTTGTGTGCATGGCATACTTCAGTATGCATCAAATTTGCTTGTATGATTTTTTTAACTCACCAAATGGAAGCAATCGCCAGTGTTACCGGTTTGTGACGCTGGGTTTTCATGTTTGGGAGTTTTGGGATGCTGTCGCTTCGCAATGGAACCATCGGTTCGCGTGTCGGTATTGGCTTTGTTCTCGCCTTATCGGTGTTTTTCGCCATCGGCGCGCCGACCATCCTGTCAGTGATGGGGAACCTCAATGCGGAAGCGCAACACCGCGAGCTGCGTAGTTATTTCGACACCTTCAAGGCGTCATTGGAAGCCGAGGCGCTCAAAGCGACGGCGCTCAGCGCCATGATCGCCAATATCCCCGATGTCGCCGAAAAATTCGCTGTGGGTGACAGGGACGGCTTGGCCGCATTGACGGTGCCGACCTTCAAGGTGATGAAGGAACAATACGGCGTCCGCCAGTTCCAGTTTCACACCCCGCCGGCAACCTCGTTTTTGCGTGTGCACAAACCTGAAAAATTTGGCGACGATTTGAGCGGTTTTCGCAAAACGGTGGTCGAGACCAATGCCAAGAAATCCGTAATCTGGGGGCTTGAGCGCGGCGTCGCTGGGCTCGGCATCCGTGGCTTGTCGCCGGTGGTGCATCAAGGTCAACATGTCGGATCAGTCGAATTCGGCTTGAGCTTCGGTAAACCGTTCATGGATGCTTTCAAGGCCCAATACGGCGTCGACGCCAGCTTGTTTATTCCCAAAGATGAGGCTTACGCCACCTTTGCGTCGACCTTGGAAGATGTGCGCTTTGGCACCGACGCGCAATTCGCAGCCGCGTTGAACGGCGAGCAGAGCACCGTGACGTCGAAAATCGGCGCAGTTCCGGTCGCCGTGATCATCGCACCGATCGAAGATTTTTCCGGCAAGCCCATCGGCATCGTCGAGTTGGCTGTGGACATCAGCTATTACGTCAATGCTACCAACACCATTTACATGATCGTTGCGGGCCTGTTGGTTCTGACCATGGCCATTGCGGCGGCGTTTATTTTCTATGTGCGCCGTGGCATATCCGCACCGTTGACGCAAATTACCGGCGCGATGCGCACACTGGCCAATGGCAAATTGGACGTCGACGTCGAAAGCAACGCATCCATTCGCGAAGTGGTCGACATTGCCGATGCATTGGTGGTGTTCCGTGACAACGCCGTTGAACGCGAACGCATTCAGCGCGAGCAACGCGAAGAAGAGGCCCGCAAGGCGCAACGCCAAGAACGCATGAGCAAAATCACCGACGATTTTGGCGATCATATCTCAGGCTTGCTGAGCACCGTGGGCGGTGCGGTCGAGCAATTGCAGGGCTATTCACAGGAAATGAAGGGCATCGCCACGGACACCAGTTCGCGGAGCGCCACTGTGGCCGCAGCGACGGAAGAAGCCGCTGCCAGCGTGCAGACGGTGGCGTCGGCGGCCGAGGAATTGAGTGCATCAATTGAGGAGATCCGCCGCCAAGTGTCGCATTCCACATCATTGGCTGTAAAGGCCGTGGGGCAGGCGGAAAAAACCGGTGAAACCGTGCAGGGTTTGGCCGTTTCTGGCAACAAAATTGGCGAAGTTCTGGCCTTAATCACCGATATCGCCGATCAAACAAACCTGTTGGCCTTGAACGCGACAATCGAAGCGGCACGTGCCGGCGAAGCCGGTAAAGGTTTCGCTGTTGTGGCGTCGGAAGTGAAAAATCTCGCCAACCAAACGGCGCGTGCCACGGAAGAGATCTCATCGCAAATCCTTGCGGTGCAAAATAACACCCGCGAAGCGGTCGAAGCCATCGACAGCATCACCCACGTGATCGGCGAGCTCAACACCATTTCCGAGCAAATCGCCGCAGCCGTCGATGAACAAGGTGCGGCCACCCAGGAAATCGCCCGGAATGTGGAACAAGCCGCAGCCGGCTCGCAAGAGGTGTCCTCGAACATCGTCAGCGTGTCCGACGCCGCGCATCGAACCGAAGGTGCCGCCGACCAAGTCAGCAGTTCGGCCAGCGATTTGAAGCAGGAAATGCATGCCCTCAAATCGCAGGTCGAGACGTTCTTGAAGGACGTTCATGCGGCCTAAATCACAGGGCTCTGCTCGTTACGGATGATGGAGATCAGCGCATCGGCGACCGGATGGTCGATGTTGTTGCGGTGGCGTGCAATCCACAGCGTGCGCATGATGCGAAATCCGCTGACCTTGATGTGATGCAGGCGTCCGGCCTCGATGTCCTTGATCACCGCGAAACGAGGCAGGAAACTGACGTGACGGCCGGGGATCAAGACATCGACCAGGGCGTCGGTCCCGCCGACCTCCAACACCACGTCCAGGGCGTTGAAGCCGATCGCGTCGAGGGCTTCTTCGAGATCGCGGCGTGATGCCGCGCCCGGTTCACGCAACACATAGCTGAGATCCAGCAGCATGGTGATGGGGATCATGTCTTCTTCGGCAAGCGGATGGTTCATGCCACACACCAACAGCAGTTCGTCGTCCATCCACTTTTGCACCATCAGGTCGGGGTGCTCGGGCGGGCGTTCCAGCAACGCCAAATCGGTGAGCCCGCTGGCGAGGTTGTTTTCGCTCTGGCGGCCGTAAACGAGGCGGCTGTCGATGCGGTATTGTGGGTAAAGTTCCGCGAACTCCAACAGAAACTTAGGCAGAAAATGCTCGCCAATGGCAATGGTTACGTCCAGGTGCAGCGACGTCTTGCCGCGCGCCATCTCATTGAGTTCGCGGCGCAATGACAGTTGCCGGTCCAAAGTCTGAACCGCCAGCAGGTAGACCTTTTCCCCAGCGGCCGTCAATCGCAGGCGCCCGCCCACACGTTCCGTCAACGCCAGGCCGTAACACTCTTCCAAAGTGCGCAGGCGTTTGGTGACCGCCGGTTGGCCAACGTTTAAGGCATGGGCGGCGGCCGATACGCTGCCTTTTTCCACAACCGCGCGCAATGCCGCCCAGCCGCGGATGTCGGGAAGATTTTTATATTCCATAAAGGAATATTAGCGAAAAATAATTGATTAGGAAATAATCATTTATGCGAAGATACTCCTGATTAATTATATTGCGCGTATGTCTGCGGAATCTATGGGTTATCGTCTTTTGCTCATCCATTCTCAAGATTCCACAAAGCCTCATGCCATGTGGACTAATTCCATTTTGGAATGAAGATTGAGCGCACGGATATTTGTCTTAGGAGTAAAGGATGACCGACACCATGGTCACACACGTCGACAGCGCCATGATTTCCCAGTCCGAGCCGAAACGGCCGTGGCGATTGCGCAATCTTTTGATGTTACGGCCCAAGGCCAAAGCGGCCATTGGCTATGGCCTTTTGAGCATGGGGCTGTACTTCGGCCTTTACACCTTCAACGACGACATCCGCCACATCGCCGAGATGACCAATCAGGGCGATAAAACTTATTTTCTGCTGCCGATCGGTATCGCCTTTCTGTTTTCCGTTGTCCACGGCTTGTTCACCGACCGGTTCTGGGAGGCCTTGGGCTTGAAGGCCAAGCGGTGATATGATGACCTCCGGTGTGATCATGCAGGAGGATGTCGCCGTGCCGCATTTAAAGCTCTCGCCCGTGGGGCGGTTCGAGAACGTTTTGCTCGCCACGGATGGATCGGAATGGAGCGCCGGGGCGGAACGCATCGCCATTGCGATGTGTGCGGAACATGAAGCCCATCTTCATATTCTGTCGGCCATTTCCACGCCCGGCGAGGCTGGATGGATGGGCAAACCCAACGACATCGAAGCCGAACGCAAGACCGATGAAACCATCCAACGTCTTGAAAAGGTTGCAGCGGACGCTGGCGTGAAATGCACTGGCCATATCCGTTCCGGCGATGATCCTTACGAAGTGATTGTCGAGACCGCTCGCGATTTGTCCGTCGACGTGGTGGTTATGGGCCGCAAGGGGCGCCGCGGTTTGGCGCGCTTGATGTTGGGCGACGCCACAGCAAAGGTCATTGGCTATGCGCCGTGCTCGGTCTTGGTGGTGCCGGAAACCGCCAACATGTGGAGCTCGATTTTGGTCGCCACCGACGGCTCGCGCTTTAGCGACATGGCTGCCGTGGCCGCCGCGGAATTGGCCAAGACAGGTGGCGTGCCGCTGACCGTGTTGTCGGTCAAGGTTCCGGTTCACAGCGAACGACGTCAGGCAGAAGCTCAGCCGATCGTTGATCGCGTTCTCGAATTCCTCAGCGACAAGGGTATACAGGCCCGCGGGGTCGTTGAGGAGGGTCCGGCGGATGACACCATCGTCGAAGTCGCCAAGGACCGCCAATCCGGTCTGATCGTATTGGGGAATTTCGGTCGGACCGGCATTGGCCGCATGTTATTTGGCTCCAAAGCCGAACGGGTCATCAATCAGACCTCGACACCGGTTTTCATCGCCAGAGGCGGATGAGATAAAAAAATATATCGTTTTTCGAGGTTCCTCCCCCCTCGCGTAACTTATTGACCCAGCGGGCCTAACGCGCCGCTATTGAGGAGCGCTCAATGGAAGCCATTATCTTTCTCGACCTGACCCCCGGCATCGTGGTGCTGCTGTTCTTGGTCGGCTTTGTCGGTGGCATGGTCAGTGGCTTCATCGGCTCCGGAGGTGCGTTCGTGCTGACCCCGGCGATGATGAGCCTGGGCGCGCCCGCCATCGTCGCGGTGGCCAGCAACATGGCGCACAAGTTTCCCAAAGCGCTGGTGGGCTCGATCAAGCGCGCCAAATACGGTCAGGTGGATGTCAAGTTGGGCGTCATCATGGGCGTCTTCGCCGAAGCCGGGGTGTTTTACGGCAAGGGCGTGATGACCGACATCCGCAAGCAATTCGGCGACGCGGGCACCGATTTGTACGTCTCAGCGGTGTTCGTGGTGGTTCTGGCGGTGGTTGGCGGTTTCGTGCTGCGCGATGCGTTGCGCAGCCGCCATGGTGAAACCGGTGAGAGTGAGCACAAAACCCCGAAACTCGCCAAATGGGTCCAGTCGGTGCGCATTCCCGGCACGATGATGCGTTTCAAGTCGATCGGCAACAAGGAAGTATCCGTGCTGTTCATCGCCCCGCTGGGCTTTGCCACCGGCATGCTGGCGGCGTCCATCGCGGTGGGCGGCTTCATCGGCGTTCCGGCGATGATCTACGTATTAGGCGTTCCGGCTATTATGGCCACCGCGACCGAACTGGTGGTGGCGTTCGTGATGGGCGCGGGCGGCACCATGCTGTACGCCTGGGACGGTTTCGTCGACATCCGCTTGGCGATGATCATTCTCGCAGGCTCCCTGTTTGGCGTGCAGATCGGCGCCATCGGCACCACCTACGTCAAGGATTGGGTGGTCAAGCTGATCATGGCGATGATCATGTTGATCGTGTTGGTCAGCCGCTTTTTCAAATTGCCGGTTTATTTTTCCAACCTCGGCATGATCGAAACGCTGCCCGCCGCCACCAGCGAACTGCTCTCGACGGCCAGTTTTTCAACTCTGGCTTTGGCCTTGGTGTCAGGGGCTGGGGCCATTCTCATGGCGCTGGTCAAAGGCATCGCGGCAGACCGCAAAGCACAGCAGACCGCCGTTGCCGAGACACCGTCCCCCTAACCATTTCGTTCCACAGATCGCTTCAATCCCAGGTTATCCACAACCTGCGCGTCGATTTGTGCACAATTTGCGCTTTTCCTAGGCGGAAAAAGCGCCCAAGGCACAATATGTAGTGGCTTCTCGCTATTTACCGTCCCCATATAGCGGGTGTATGATCTGCGCCATAGCTTAACAGGCAAAGCTCGGGCTTGCCCGGGGCACGAACATGGTCAAAGAGCCGCACAGCCGGAAAACCGGCGACGATACCAGCGCACTCGACAAACTCGGCCTTTCCGTCGCCGATGACATCGAGGGTGTCAACGCGCCCGCTGAACGCGAACCGTCGCCGAGCGAATTCGATGAATGGAAACAGCCGTTCTATCTGCGCTATAAGCTGGCCACCGGTTTGGGTGGGGTGCTCAGCGGCGTCTGGCTGTGGCTGACTTACACGTATATTGCCGACAACATCGGTTGGGACGTGTTGTACGAGCTGCTGCCCCACGAATTGGGCGGTCTGGCGGCGGGAGTGTTTACGCCCGTCGCGCTGTTGTGGATGGTCATTGCGTTGTTCGAACGAGGCCACGGTTTGCGCAGCGAAACCGCGCACCTGCGCTGGCAGATCCGCCAACTGACGTACCCGTCTGATCGTTCCGAAAGCCGGGTCAAGGAAATCACCGAAAGCTTGCGCCGCCAGGCGCGCGATTTGAGCCAAGCCTCGGACGAAGCCTATAAACGCGGTGAAGCCATCACCAATCAAGTGCGCGAACGGGCGTTGGAATTGGCGCGGGTGTCCGAAGACGCCGACTTGCGCGCCCGTGCGGTGGCCGAGGCCCTGTCGCGCGAAACCGAGGAATTGCGTCTGGTGTCGCAAAAGGCCGAAAGCCGGGCGCGCGATGTCGGCGATGTCTTGCACCGTCGCGGCCACGACATCGCCACCGCCACTGATCGTGCCAGCGCACGCAGCGAAGATCTGGTCGAGGTTTTGGAACGGCGCATTCAGGAATTGGCCGAGGTCTCCGAGGCCGGTTCGCGCCATGCCTTTGAGGTCGCCGACACCTTCCACCAGCGCAGCGAAGACATGGCGCGCATCTCCGCCGAGACGGCGGCGCGTGCGGAAAGCGTGGGCGAAGTGCTCGCCACCCGCATCGCCGATATGAACGCCGCCACCGAAGACGCGGTGCAACGCATCGAAACGGGATCGGAGCTGCTGGCCGGTGCAGGCGCTGAAATGGGTGCGCGCGGCGATCGCTTCGAAGCGCAGACCAATCGCATCGGCGAAACACTGCGTCGCCAACAGTCCGATTTGGAACGCGCCGCGTTGGATGCCGCCACTCATGCGCACGAGGTCGAAGGTCATCTGCAGCGCCAGACCCAGGCGCTCAACGACACCGCCGACAATGTCTCGTCACGGGTCAAGTCGATGACCGAAACCATGGGCGAGCATGCTCATGAACTGGTTGCAGCGTCCGATTTGGTGGCGTTGCGTATGAAGGCGGCGGGCGAGGCCTTCCAGGCCGAAGCCAAAGGCTTATCAGCAACCGCCGAAAACGCCAATCAGCACACCGCTCAGGTGCGTGAATTGTTGCGCAAGACCTCGATGGACTTGAGCAACATTTCCGCCAAGGCCCTCGATCAGGTTGAAATGGTGGGCAAAGCCCTGCAAAGCCGTGCGGACGAACTGGCCAAGACCGGTGACGAGTCCGAGGCACAGGTGATGGATGCTGCGGCGACGCTGAAGCTGCAAACACAAAACATCAAGGATGCGACGGAAACCTCCATCGCGCGCCTCGACGCGGTCGTCGATCATATGCGCGATGGTTCCGTGAACTTGGAAGGTGCGTCGAATACGGCGCAATCGGCCTTATCCGAAGCCACCCGCATCTTGGAAGAAGGGGCGAGCCGAATTGCGGTCAGCGCGCAAACCGGCGCCAGTTCCATCGCCACGGCGACCCGTGCAATGAAGGACGGCCTGGATGGCATCAACACATCGTCGGAACGCACCGGCCAAATCACCGAAGCGTTCCGCCGTCACTTGATCGACTTCAAAAGCACGTCCAACGACGCGGTCAATTCGATTTCCGATTTGAGCGACATGGTGCAAGACCGCGCCCATTTGTTGGAAGGGGTCACCGATCACGCCACCAACAAGCTGTCGGATGCGGGCGATGTGTTGCAAAAACGCACCGAACATATGATCTATGTCGCTGCGCGCACCGGTAAACTGGTGACCAACGCCACAGAAAACCTCGATCAGCGTACCGATATGATGGAAGACACTTCGGAACGCGCCGAAAACCGTCTGCGTCAACTCGGCGACGCGGTGCGCGAAAGTCTCAACCAACTGATGGAAAGTTCCGATCAGGCATCCGATCGTCTCGACAGCGTCAGCTCAACGCTGGAAGACCAGACCGAAAATGTCTCGCGGGTGACGGCGTCGGCAGTAGAAGACGTCGACAAGGCCACAGCCGCGCTGATGGAACGCTCCCGCGAAGTGGGCTCGGCCTCGGACCGTGCGGCGCGCTTGATTTCGCTGGTGTCCGACGCCCTGCACCGCCAGACGGCGGGCCTGACTGACGCGTCGAAGCAGGCGGCGGAACGCATTGACGTGATGGGCGACACCATCAAGGAGCACGCCCGCGAACTGGATGATTTGGGTACCCGCGCCACTGACCGATTGCTGGAAACCGGCGAAAAGCTCAAAGACAGCGCGTTCAGCCTGCAAAGCGTGACGGACGAATCCGTGAGCCGCGTGCGCACCGTCACCGACGCCTTGGTCGATGGCGAGCGGCTGGTATCGCAACGCATAGAAACGGCCGAACGCGAACTCGACGGGATCGGCCGGCGTTTGAACGAGCGCGCCGACGAAGCCGCGCGCGTCACGGGCCAGGCCGGCGACCGGTTGGAAGGGATCTCCGACACTTTCCGCCGCCACACCGAAAGCCTCGATACCGCGCTGGACCGCGCCAGCGACCGTTTGGAAGACGTCGGCGATTTGCTGTCACGGCGCACCGACGATTTGACCACGTCCTATACACGGGCTTCGGAACACATCCGCACGTTCTCCGACGACATGCACCAGCAGGCCAATGGCTTGATGGAAGCGTCCGATCGCGCCGCCGGAAAACTGGGCGAGGTGAGCGCACGGTTGAACGAAGAGGTCCACGGCGTCAACAAAACCGTCGACAAGGCCACCAAGCTGATCGATCTGGTGACCAATGCGTTCCATCATCAGACCTCCGACCTGGGCGCGGCGTCGGAACGTGCGGCGGGCGAATTGGAACGGGTCAGCGAACTGGTCAAACGTTCGGCTGGCGAGATGTCGCGCATTTCCGACGACACCGTGCGCGATTTGGGCACTGCCGGCGATGC belongs to Magnetovibrio sp. and includes:
- a CDS encoding universal stress protein, translating into MSIRSILAPVDGASDNRAIVENALELARTFNAHVDVLHVRPDARDAVPLFGEGLSGDMVEEMITSAEREGAAKAAELKAMVEKLCQSRDVPMVTGPGGGEDSITATWRETIGREDELVAWRGRLSDLVVSARPGEDSSPMRALTMHAALFECGRPVLALPVNPNVGEMGRVIAIAWNGTAQSARAVHAAMPLITRAYEVNVLTCESTRTEPTAGDELAEYLGWWGVTPKVVNFPPGPEGAGASLLAHAHDLNADMLVSGAYSHSRLMQTVMGGVTSALMDTADIPVLFSH
- a CDS encoding ABC transporter substrate-binding protein; translated protein: MKQIVFAAIATVALTLSATSPTLSADYAPQYGSQYGQPYQPQRGPQYGAPYAPRYGSQFGQNYDPRFAPQPKPKPAAPQADGPSAKVAAQLSNLRTFLSQSQGGAAGANGTGLNPSQILSYVEKQIAPDIDFETMTQMALGRLGTRMSDQQRAAALSALRSNFTAKLVEAMGDIRATRFTVGKTRPGSSRGELVVPVRLDRWRGQPLTINFRFYKSKNGWKVFDAEAGGQSAVLFYRGFFARQWRQG
- a CDS encoding SOS response-associated peptidase; the protein is MCGKFEVKAAMEKVKERFGLKLSPPPPPQSLHGTEMNPTNRILTIDGQSGMTRGRLLGWGLQVDWDAKPLINARAETLITKPTFRPLLNKRCLVPATAYFEWARPAGGAKQKMRIHMKSAATGEDNEDGELFAMAGLIGADDDTVTIVTCAPAPDIASIHDRMPVILKPEDEAAWIDTRNTFDQVNALLRPYDGGLRADNVDDRPVLL
- a CDS encoding SDR family oxidoreductase, which gives rise to MTEQRKTVIITGASRGIGHATALLFLERGWRIITCARGDAPPEAATDENWLAHIPTDLAKADSIKAFIVEATKLLDGGPLHALVNNAGLSPKTPYKERLGCLNGDLDAWREVFEINFFAALRLSRGFASALHNGHGAIVNITSIAGHYIHPFAGSAYSISKAALSAMTREMAGEFAALDVRVNAVAPGEIETSMIQPEYEALIPRIPLDRMGAPRDVASTVYYLCSEDSNYVTGTEIWVTGGQHMY
- a CDS encoding methyl-accepting chemotaxis protein encodes the protein MLSLRNGTIGSRVGIGFVLALSVFFAIGAPTILSVMGNLNAEAQHRELRSYFDTFKASLEAEALKATALSAMIANIPDVAEKFAVGDRDGLAALTVPTFKVMKEQYGVRQFQFHTPPATSFLRVHKPEKFGDDLSGFRKTVVETNAKKSVIWGLERGVAGLGIRGLSPVVHQGQHVGSVEFGLSFGKPFMDAFKAQYGVDASLFIPKDEAYATFASTLEDVRFGTDAQFAAALNGEQSTVTSKIGAVPVAVIIAPIEDFSGKPIGIVELAVDISYYVNATNTIYMIVAGLLVLTMAIAAAFIFYVRRGISAPLTQITGAMRTLANGKLDVDVESNASIREVVDIADALVVFRDNAVERERIQREQREEEARKAQRQERMSKITDDFGDHISGLLSTVGGAVEQLQGYSQEMKGIATDTSSRSATVAAATEEAAASVQTVASAAEELSASIEEIRRQVSHSTSLAVKAVGQAEKTGETVQGLAVSGNKIGEVLALITDIADQTNLLALNATIEAARAGEAGKGFAVVASEVKNLANQTARATEEISSQILAVQNNTREAVEAIDSITHVIGELNTISEQIAAAVDEQGAATQEIARNVEQAAAGSQEVSSNIVSVSDAAHRTEGAADQVSSSASDLKQEMHALKSQVETFLKDVHAA
- a CDS encoding LysR family transcriptional regulator, which encodes MEYKNLPDIRGWAALRAVVEKGSVSAAAHALNVGQPAVTKRLRTLEECYGLALTERVGGRLRLTAAGEKVYLLAVQTLDRQLSLRRELNEMARGKTSLHLDVTIAIGEHFLPKFLLEFAELYPQYRIDSRLVYGRQSENNLASGLTDLALLERPPEHPDLMVQKWMDDELLLVCGMNHPLAEEDMIPITMLLDLSYVLREPGAASRRDLEEALDAIGFNALDVVLEVGGTDALVDVLIPGRHVSFLPRFAVIKDIEAGRLHHIKVSGFRIMRTLWIARHRNNIDHPVADALISIIRNEQSPVI
- a CDS encoding universal stress protein — translated: MMTSGVIMQEDVAVPHLKLSPVGRFENVLLATDGSEWSAGAERIAIAMCAEHEAHLHILSAISTPGEAGWMGKPNDIEAERKTDETIQRLEKVAADAGVKCTGHIRSGDDPYEVIVETARDLSVDVVVMGRKGRRGLARLMLGDATAKVIGYAPCSVLVVPETANMWSSILVATDGSRFSDMAAVAAAELAKTGGVPLTVLSVKVPVHSERRQAEAQPIVDRVLEFLSDKGIQARGVVEEGPADDTIVEVAKDRQSGLIVLGNFGRTGIGRMLFGSKAERVINQTSTPVFIARGG
- a CDS encoding sulfite exporter TauE/SafE family protein, which gives rise to MEAIIFLDLTPGIVVLLFLVGFVGGMVSGFIGSGGAFVLTPAMMSLGAPAIVAVASNMAHKFPKALVGSIKRAKYGQVDVKLGVIMGVFAEAGVFYGKGVMTDIRKQFGDAGTDLYVSAVFVVVLAVVGGFVLRDALRSRHGETGESEHKTPKLAKWVQSVRIPGTMMRFKSIGNKEVSVLFIAPLGFATGMLAASIAVGGFIGVPAMIYVLGVPAIMATATELVVAFVMGAGGTMLYAWDGFVDIRLAMIILAGSLFGVQIGAIGTTYVKDWVVKLIMAMIMLIVLVSRFFKLPVYFSNLGMIETLPAATSELLSTASFSTLALALVSGAGAILMALVKGIAADRKAQQTAVAETPSP